In the genome of Streptomyces sp. V2I9, one region contains:
- a CDS encoding BTAD domain-containing putative transcriptional regulator, with product MRYGVLGPLAVWDAEGRPVRVPEAKVRALLANLLVHGGGPVPADRLIEDLWASNPPGGSTNTLQTKISQLRRVLGREQVVREPAGYRLLLADDVVDALRFQELAVRARAHREPAVKADLFADALALWRGPAYADVAESLFARGEIARLEELRLAVVEDHAEVRLTLGEHTALAAELGTLVARHPLRERLRMAHMRALYRSGRQGDALQSFQELRRELAEELGASPGPDAAALHEAILRQEPELATPAIGSRSCRTNLPAPLTPLIGRREAAAQVLARLDPAASTRLVTLTGLGGVGKTRLAIAAAGDAAGQYTDGVWLVELAGLGAASDPDDIAERVITTLGLCDTAATEPDLDDLVGWLCQAVADKQLLILLDNCEHLVEPVALLATSLLSAVPAAHLLLTSQEALDIPGEVVHPVPPLALPRHTDPGEVARSSAVELFVQRAAAAAPGFVLDADNAAAVSTVCRRLDGIPLALELVASRLRTLSPRELAARLDDRFARPDVRVRGLPDRQQTLRGMLDWSWQLLTPDERTVLRRLVVHADGCVMPSAQAVCADGELPAERIPDLLSRLVDRSLVVREGDRFRLLESVAAYCAERLAETDEEDAVRARFVRYCTESAERESERLRGPEQRRALERLNAETVNLRRALDLAVAHDCAGYAVRLVNALAWYWFLRGRFPEARRSLRTALTADVGAAPAARRTARAWLAGVELRTSQADAVTGPAGDDPTAGIDDPVLKARLQWFVGTGLTGRGHHREGRRLVEAGLAGARAARDRWGEAAALVELASHAPARDGSADLGAALFREVDDRWGQLRATRSLALAAEHEGDRARTERLHREGLLMAEELGLWTEVVETLTFLGRAALASGHTERATELYERALSVSAERAYHRGEIRAEIGLGHAARLRGDREAATSHLNRALAKSRSSGHETHAAAALAELDLLTRRA from the coding sequence ATGCGTTACGGGGTGCTCGGCCCGCTGGCCGTCTGGGACGCCGAGGGGCGGCCGGTCAGGGTCCCCGAAGCGAAGGTGCGCGCCCTGCTGGCGAACCTGCTCGTCCACGGCGGCGGGCCGGTACCGGCGGACCGCCTCATCGAGGACCTCTGGGCGAGCAACCCGCCGGGCGGCTCCACCAACACCCTGCAGACCAAGATCTCCCAGCTGCGCCGGGTGCTGGGCCGGGAACAGGTGGTCCGCGAACCCGCCGGCTACCGGCTGCTGCTCGCGGACGACGTGGTCGACGCCCTGAGGTTCCAGGAACTCGCCGTCCGCGCCCGCGCCCACCGGGAACCGGCGGTGAAGGCGGACCTGTTCGCCGACGCGCTCGCCCTGTGGCGGGGCCCGGCCTACGCGGACGTGGCCGAGTCCCTGTTCGCCCGCGGTGAGATCGCCCGGCTGGAGGAGTTGCGCCTGGCCGTCGTCGAGGACCACGCCGAGGTCCGGCTCACCCTGGGCGAGCACACGGCGCTGGCGGCGGAACTGGGCACGCTGGTGGCACGGCACCCGCTGCGCGAGCGGTTGCGGATGGCGCACATGCGCGCCCTCTACCGCTCCGGCCGTCAGGGCGACGCGTTGCAGAGCTTCCAGGAGCTGCGCCGGGAGCTGGCGGAGGAGCTGGGGGCCTCGCCCGGTCCGGACGCGGCCGCGCTGCACGAGGCGATCCTGCGCCAGGAACCGGAGCTGGCCACACCGGCGATCGGGTCGCGGTCGTGCCGGACGAACCTGCCCGCCCCGCTGACCCCGCTGATCGGCCGGCGCGAGGCGGCGGCGCAGGTGCTGGCCCGGCTGGACCCCGCCGCGAGCACCCGCCTCGTCACCCTCACCGGCCTCGGCGGGGTGGGCAAGACACGACTGGCGATCGCCGCGGCGGGCGACGCGGCCGGGCAGTACACCGACGGGGTGTGGCTGGTCGAACTGGCCGGCCTGGGCGCCGCGTCCGACCCGGACGACATCGCCGAACGCGTCATCACGACGCTGGGCCTGTGCGACACGGCCGCGACCGAACCGGACCTGGACGACCTGGTGGGCTGGCTGTGCCAGGCGGTCGCCGACAAGCAGCTGCTGATCCTGCTGGACAACTGCGAGCACCTCGTCGAGCCGGTCGCCCTGCTCGCCACGTCCCTGCTCTCGGCCGTGCCGGCGGCCCACCTCCTGCTCACCAGCCAGGAAGCCCTGGACATCCCCGGCGAGGTGGTGCACCCTGTGCCGCCGCTGGCGCTGCCGCGGCACACCGATCCGGGGGAGGTCGCCCGGTCCAGCGCCGTCGAGCTGTTCGTGCAGCGGGCCGCGGCCGCGGCGCCCGGCTTCGTCCTGGACGCGGACAACGCGGCGGCCGTCTCCACCGTCTGCCGCCGCCTCGACGGTATTCCGCTCGCTCTGGAACTCGTCGCGTCCCGGCTGCGGACACTGAGCCCCCGGGAACTCGCCGCCCGGCTGGACGACCGGTTCGCCCGGCCCGACGTCCGGGTGCGCGGGCTGCCGGACCGCCAGCAGACCCTGCGGGGCATGCTCGACTGGAGCTGGCAGCTGCTGACGCCCGACGAACGCACCGTGCTGCGCCGCCTGGTCGTGCACGCCGACGGCTGCGTCATGCCCTCCGCCCAAGCGGTCTGCGCCGACGGGGAGTTGCCCGCCGAGCGGATTCCCGACCTGCTCTCCCGGCTGGTGGACCGCTCGCTGGTGGTCCGCGAGGGCGACCGGTTCCGCCTGCTCGAATCGGTGGCGGCCTACTGCGCCGAGCGGCTGGCGGAGACGGACGAGGAGGACGCCGTACGCGCGCGCTTCGTGCGGTACTGCACCGAGTCGGCCGAGCGCGAGAGCGAGCGGCTGCGCGGCCCCGAACAGCGGCGCGCCCTGGAACGCCTCAACGCGGAGACCGTCAATCTGCGCCGCGCCCTGGACCTCGCGGTCGCCCATGACTGCGCCGGGTACGCGGTGCGGCTGGTGAACGCGCTGGCCTGGTACTGGTTCCTCCGGGGGCGGTTCCCCGAGGCCCGCAGGTCGCTGCGGACCGCGCTGACGGCCGACGTCGGTGCCGCCCCGGCCGCGCGCCGGACGGCACGGGCCTGGCTGGCCGGTGTCGAACTGCGCACCTCGCAGGCCGACGCCGTGACCGGCCCGGCGGGCGACGACCCCACCGCCGGGATCGACGACCCGGTGCTGAAGGCCCGGCTCCAGTGGTTCGTCGGCACCGGGCTGACCGGCCGCGGCCACCACCGCGAGGGGCGGCGGCTGGTGGAGGCCGGCCTGGCCGGCGCCCGTGCCGCGCGGGACCGCTGGGGCGAGGCCGCGGCCCTGGTGGAGCTGGCGAGCCACGCCCCGGCGCGGGACGGGTCGGCGGACCTGGGCGCCGCGCTGTTCCGCGAGGTCGACGACCGCTGGGGCCAGCTCAGGGCCACCCGGTCCCTCGCCCTCGCGGCCGAACACGAGGGCGACCGCGCACGGACCGAACGGCTGCACCGCGAGGGCCTCCTGATGGCGGAGGAGCTCGGTCTGTGGACCGAGGTCGTCGAGACGCTGACCTTCCTCGGCAGGGCCGCGCTGGCGAGCGGCCACACCGAGCGGGCGACGGAGCTGTACGAGCGCGCGCTGTCCGTGTCGGCCGAACGCGCCTACCACCGGGGCGAGATCCGGGCCGAGATCGGTCTGGGGCACGCCGCGCGGCTCCGCGGCGACCGGGAAGCCGCCACGTCCCACCTGAACAGGGCCCTGGCCAAGAGCCGGTCCTCGGGCCACGAGACGCACGCCGCGGCCGCGCTGGCGGAACTGGACCTCCTCACCCGCCGGGCGTGA